ACAATCATTATAAAGTTTTTTGTCGTTTTAGATGCCGTCCATTTTTTGTCTCGTCTGTATTACAGCAGTCCTCGGGCTACTCTCGGAGTTCACGTCAGCGGCCGAACAGCAGAACCACGAACGTCGGCAATACTGACCGTCTGATGGCCAGTGTTGTTCATGAAACTTCATTCCAATTGGATGTAGAGGCAAGGCGAGGAACAAAGAGTTTAGTTCTCCTGTCGAAAAAGAACCGATGAATGCCGATGGAGCGAGTCGTCACGATCGTTCCGGAGGCGGGGCTCCACGCACGCCCTGCATCCCGGTTCGTTCAGACAGCGAATGAATTCGAATGTGAGCTTCGCATCGGACCAGCCGACGGAAGCGACGATCCCGTGAACGCCCGCAGTATGCTTGCGGTTACTGGACTCGGCGTAGAGCACGGTGAGAGGGTTAGCGTTATCGCCGACGGTAACGACGCAACTGCTGCGCTCGATGCCCTTGAAGACGTACTATCGACCGAAGAGGCAGTGGGATGACAACGCTTTCCGGTACCGGTGTAACGCCGCTGGCTGGGGTTGGTACCGTCCAGTGGTATGACCCGCAGGTTGAGCTCTCCGGTGTTGATGCGTCAGAATCGATCGACCCTGAAACAGAGCTAGCGACGTTTGAGCAAGCCCGGGACACTGCCCGCGATGAACTCGAAACCGAGCGCGAGCGAACAGCCGATCGAATCGGGGACGCCGAGGCAGAGGTGTTCGAAGCACACCTCGGATTCCTTGATGATCCACAGATCACTGAGGGTGTCGAGGAAACCGTCGAAGCAGGATCGACAGCTCAGGAAGCGGTTGCTGAGACGTTCGGATCTCACATTGAACAGTTCGAGAGCATGGAAGGCCGATTCGCCGAACGCGCCGCTGACCTCCGGGATCTGCGTGACCGCCTACTCCGAATACTAACAGACAGCGACCGAGTCGACCTATCGGAGTTGCCCGACGGAACAGTCCTGCTGGCCAAGGATCTCGCGCCCAGCGATACCGCTCGTCTCGATCCTGATGCTGTTGCTGGCATCGCCACGGTCGGGGGAGGCCGCACCTCACACTCTGCTATCTTTGCCCGTTCGCTTGCAATTCCTGCCGTCGTCGATGTCGGTGAAGAACTATCTGACATCGAGGACGGCACAGAGGTTCTTGTAGACGGCGACGCTGGTACGGTCGTCGTCGATCCAGAATCGACGCCCGCTACCGAAGCAGCTACTGTCGAGATCAGGACAGAGCAGGTGACGACTGCCGACGGTCGTGCTATTGAAGTTGCTGCGAACGTCGGTACAACTGATGAGTTGGCTCCGGCCGTCGAGCGCGGCGCAGACGGTGTCGGACTGTTTCGGACCGAATTTCTCTTTCTCGATCGTGAGACGCCACCGACCGAGACGGAACAGTACGAAACCTACCGTGCAGCGCTTGATGCGTTTCCCACTGGCCGCGTTGTTGTTCGGACGCTCGATGCTGGCGGTGATAAGCCAATCCCGTATCTTGACCTCCCTGACGAGGAAAATCCCTTTTTGGGCGCTCGCGGGATTCGGCTGTCACTTGATGAGAACGCCGATCTCTTCGAGACGCAACTGCGAGCACTGTTGCGAGCAGGTGCCGACGGTGCCGGCGATCTCGCGGTCATGTTCCCGATGGTAGCGACAGTGGCTGAGCTCGATCAGGTGCTCACCCGAGTCGAATCGGTCAGCGATGATCTCACGAGTGAGAACATTGCCCATACTGTTCCCGAGCTCGGAGTGATGATCGAAACACCGTCTGCGGTGTTCTGCGCGCGCGAATTCGCCGAACGTGTGCAGTTCTTGAGTATCGGCACAAACGACCTCACGCAGTACGTGATGGCGGCCAGCCGCGGATCCGAAGCCGTCACTGATCTCCACGATCCACTCCATCCAGCGGTGCTGCGGGCCATCGATCGGACAGTCCGTGAGGGTCATCAGGGTGGCGCGTGGGTTGGTGTCTGCGGTGAAATGGCTGGGGAGCCAGAACTGACGCCGCTCCTCGTGGGACTCGGAGTCGACGAACTCAGCATGAGTGCTGTAACAATTCCCGCGGTGAAAGCAGCAGTAACAGCGGCGGACTCGGACGCGACGCTTATCGAAAGCGTGCTTGCTAGCGAAACGCGTGAGGCAGTCCGCGACCGGCTACACCTTGGATAGCTCGCTGGCCTCTTCTGCGGAGCTGACGACCGATTCGAGAGTCGCTTTGGAACTCGTTGCTTCAATCGTGGCGTTGAGTGCACCCTCTAAAATTGGTGCATCCGCGATGGCCGCCTCGCCCTCGAACT
The nucleotide sequence above comes from Halocatena marina. Encoded proteins:
- the ptsH1 gene encoding phosphocarrier protein HPr, which gives rise to MERVVTIVPEAGLHARPASRFVQTANEFECELRIGPADGSDDPVNARSMLAVTGLGVEHGERVSVIADGNDATAALDALEDVLSTEEAVG
- the ptsP gene encoding phosphoenolpyruvate--protein phosphotransferase, whose product is MTTLSGTGVTPLAGVGTVQWYDPQVELSGVDASESIDPETELATFEQARDTARDELETERERTADRIGDAEAEVFEAHLGFLDDPQITEGVEETVEAGSTAQEAVAETFGSHIEQFESMEGRFAERAADLRDLRDRLLRILTDSDRVDLSELPDGTVLLAKDLAPSDTARLDPDAVAGIATVGGGRTSHSAIFARSLAIPAVVDVGEELSDIEDGTEVLVDGDAGTVVVDPESTPATEAATVEIRTEQVTTADGRAIEVAANVGTTDELAPAVERGADGVGLFRTEFLFLDRETPPTETEQYETYRAALDAFPTGRVVVRTLDAGGDKPIPYLDLPDEENPFLGARGIRLSLDENADLFETQLRALLRAGADGAGDLAVMFPMVATVAELDQVLTRVESVSDDLTSENIAHTVPELGVMIETPSAVFCAREFAERVQFLSIGTNDLTQYVMAASRGSEAVTDLHDPLHPAVLRAIDRTVREGHQGGAWVGVCGEMAGEPELTPLLVGLGVDELSMSAVTIPAVKAAVTAADSDATLIESVLASETREAVRDRLHLG